The DNA sequence GGGCCGTCCTTGCCCAACAGCTTGGCGCAGAGATCGAGATCGTTGGAAATGCCAAGAGCGACGCGAATGATTTCGTAAAGCGGACCCTTCGCCGCTCTTCCGTCGCTCATCCGCGTGAAGGCGTTGAGCCCGCGGATCGCGATCCAATAGGCGGAGCCTTCATCGCTGAAGAGCTCGCCCCATCCGCCGGTGCGCCCCTCGCGATCCTTCCGGCGGCCATAGGCGATGGAGCCCGTGCCGGCGACGAGGTTGATCCCGTCTTCGCAGGCGAGCGACCCTGCCCAGCCGCACACCATGTCATTGGCGCAGCTATAGCGATCATGGCCTAGCAGACGCCCGCAGGCAGCATCGAGCTGGGGATCGACCGCTGGATCCTCGCCAAAGGCCGGCAGGCCGATAAAGGCATAGGCGAAGTCCGCGGGCGTGATCGACATCTGCGCGCAGATGTCCCCCACGCCGGCGGACAGGGCCGCCACAGCCCCGTCGAAGCCGACCTGGAGATGATAGGTCGTGCCGGTGCGCGCCCGCGCGCGTTCCTGCCCATCGCCATCGATGCACAGGAACTCGGTCTTCGTCCCGCCGCCGTCGACCCCGAGGAAGAACAGCTCCGTCACGCCGAGTGGATGCGCACGCCCTGCACCACGCGGTTCACCGTCCCGCTGGCGTTCGGCTGATCGGGCGTGAGGCCGAGGCTGAAGGAAACCTGCAGGCCGAAGAGCTGCGCAGGGACGATATAGGGGAACAGCAGATCGGCATCGCAGGCGCCGGGCATGTCGGCGCAGATTTCCGCCCCGTCGTCCTGCTGCGCAGAGATGGCGACCACCGCGCCGCTTCGCCCGTCGCGGCGCAATTCCTCGAGCAGATCGAGGTCATAGCGCCGGGTCAGCGGGTCGTTGGAGAGGAACACGACTGCAAGGGTCCGTTCGGTAATGAAGGTCTTAGGACCATGCCGAAAGCCGAGCGGCGTGTCGAAGGCCGTGGCAACCGCGCCGTCGCTCAGTTCCATCAGCTTCAGCGCCGCCTCGCGCGCCAGCCCCTTGAACACTCCGCTGCCGAGATAGACCACACGGTCGAACTTCTTCTCCGCCAGATCGGCAACAAAGGGGCTGACCTGCGTCAGCATACGCTGGACGGCATCCGCAATGGCATCCGCCCTGCCCTCCAGCGCGCCGATCCCTTCGAAGATCGACAGCGCGGCGAACATCATCGCGCTGAAGCTGGAGGTCATGGCGAAAGCGCGGTCATGCGTGGCTTCGGGCAGGACGAGGACATGGATGTTATCCCCCCTGCGCTGCCCCAGTTCGCCATCCGCATTGCAGGTCACGATCAGATGATAGGCCGCATCCACCCGCGCATCGACCAGATCGGCGGCGGCGACGCTTTCCGGGCTGCTGCCCGAACGGCCGAAAGACACCAGCAGCGTCGGCTCACTGCGGCGCAGGTGCAAGTCGGGTGCGCTGACGATATCCGTGGTGGCGATCGCTTCCACCGATCGCGCCAGAACGCGCGACAGCCAGGGTGCCAGGCACTCGCCGATGAAGGCCGATGTGCCCGCGCCCGTCAGCACAATGCGCAGATCCGGCCGGGCCAGCAGCGGCGCCACAAAGGCTTCGATGTCCCCGCGCTGCGCTGAAAGGAGCGCCTGCGTCTGGCGCAGGGTTTCGGGCTGCTGTTGGATTTCCGTGCGGGTCCAGCACTGCTCGGCAGGATCCGAGGGAGCTTGCAGCAAGACGTCAGGCATTGGGGTGGCAGGCTCCGTAATAGGCCTCAAGCGTGGCCGCGATATGCGCCATCACGAGGTGAGCGGGATCGAGGGAACAGCGGCCGGCCCGCACCTCCGCATAGGCCAGCGGCAGATATTGGCTCAGCAGCGGCAGTTGCGGCGACACGTCGCGCAGATTGGCGAACAGCCGCTCCTGCGCTTCGGCAATGGCGGGATCGGGCCAGTAATAGCGGATGCGATCGGACAGGCTGAATTGCAGCTGCAGCTCCAGCGCATCGCCAGAGGCGTGATAGTATTTGCGCCAATTGCCCGGCTCTGCCCGCATGCGCTTCAGCGCCACTTCGCGCAGTCTTGCGCAGCGCGCGTCGGGAACGGTTTGCGCCTCGATGGCGTCGAGTGCCCACAGCGCCTCGCGCAGCGCGAAGGTGACGCCGGGGCCGACCTTGAGGATGGCGAAGTGATCGCGCACCAGCGCGGCCAGCGCGGCGGGCGTCTGGTAATCGGTCGAATGCGCTTCGAAGACCAGATTCTCCACCGGCTCGATCGCTGCACTCAGGGCGCCGGCGCGCTCCGGGCGATAATCCACCACCTTGTCGTGATCGAACTCCACACCGGGCTGCACCACCGTGGCAATCACGCGCTGCCAGGCGCCGCCGAGGCCCGATTGCTCGAACAATTCGCGGTGCATTTCGATGGTGGCGAGCGCCGCTGCCGGATCGGTCACTGCCAGTTCGTCCAGATCCTCGGCGGCGCCGCCCGGCACCGGCACTTCGGTGCCGATGACATAGCACGGCGCGTCACCCCCGGGCCCGTAGGCCGCCTCCGCCGCAGCGCAGAGGCGGGCGGCGCGCTCGGCGATCACCCGCTCCGGCAGCGGCACGGGATCATCG is a window from the Altererythrobacter sp. B11 genome containing:
- a CDS encoding N-acetylglucosamine kinase, which translates into the protein MTELFFLGVDGGGTKTEFLCIDGDGQERARARTGTTYHLQVGFDGAVAALSAGVGDICAQMSITPADFAYAFIGLPAFGEDPAVDPQLDAACGRLLGHDRYSCANDMVCGWAGSLACEDGINLVAGTGSIAYGRRKDREGRTGGWGELFSDEGSAYWIAIRGLNAFTRMSDGRAAKGPLYEIIRVALGISNDLDLCAKLLGKDGPGRDGIAALAPLVAEAAEAGDSAAAAILTEAAEELLSLATALRRELGFADDERCALSWSGGVLLRQPAVQRQFRELVEREGLFDAVEPRWSPVFGAAQLARRLHAAL
- a CDS encoding SIS domain-containing protein; translated protein: MPDVLLQAPSDPAEQCWTRTEIQQQPETLRQTQALLSAQRGDIEAFVAPLLARPDLRIVLTGAGTSAFIGECLAPWLSRVLARSVEAIATTDIVSAPDLHLRRSEPTLLVSFGRSGSSPESVAAADLVDARVDAAYHLIVTCNADGELGQRRGDNIHVLVLPEATHDRAFAMTSSFSAMMFAALSIFEGIGALEGRADAIADAVQRMLTQVSPFVADLAEKKFDRVVYLGSGVFKGLAREAALKLMELSDGAVATAFDTPLGFRHGPKTFITERTLAVVFLSNDPLTRRYDLDLLEELRRDGRSGAVVAISAQQDDGAEICADMPGACDADLLFPYIVPAQLFGLQVSFSLGLTPDQPNASGTVNRVVQGVRIHSA
- a CDS encoding D-tagatose-bisphosphate aldolase, class II, non-catalytic subunit; translated protein: MQAIRDLISRHKAGEPIGITSICSAHPLVLEATLRDALSRGQELVLIEATCNQVNQEGGYTGMTPADFRAFVIGIAEKVGFDPAHLALGGDHLGPNPWTSLSAAEAMDRAEAMVSAYVRAGFRKIHLDCSMSCADDPVPLPERVIAERAARLCAAAEAAYGPGGDAPCYVIGTEVPVPGGAAEDLDELAVTDPAAALATIEMHRELFEQSGLGGAWQRVIATVVQPGVEFDHDKVVDYRPERAGALSAAIEPVENLVFEAHSTDYQTPAALAALVRDHFAILKVGPGVTFALREALWALDAIEAQTVPDARCARLREVALKRMRAEPGNWRKYYHASGDALELQLQFSLSDRIRYYWPDPAIAEAQERLFANLRDVSPQLPLLSQYLPLAYAEVRAGRCSLDPAHLVMAHIAATLEAYYGACHPNA